One window of the Haloarcula halobia genome contains the following:
- a CDS encoding MBL fold metallo-hydrolase, whose product MDVQFLGGADEIGRSAVLVDDRLLLDYGMASESPPQYPVGDVDPEAVVVSHGHLDHAGAVPALMGAGDLPPVHWTPPTRDLAVTLAEDTLKLHGSTPRCPFTDTDVRRVTQASRTHSYGETFSAAGYEVTLYNAGHIPGSAHVLVDDGATRLLYTGDFHTGRQRLVEATTARPEADAVVCESTYSDVTHEARDAVERGFVESLRQTVWQGGTVVVPAFAIGRTQEVMLVCAANDVDCYVDGMGQRVTDQLLCHPEFLRDAEALRGARASARYVDGRDGQRRRIAEQNAVIVTTSGMLSGGPAMTYVPAIRGHPTNKVALTGYQVDGTPGRELLETGSAEFDGRMLSVSARVELHEFSAHADREGLADFLEPYRDSTVLVTHGDRCDVFAAALREDGYDADAPELGETVAL is encoded by the coding sequence ATGGACGTCCAGTTCCTCGGCGGGGCCGATGAGATCGGGCGCAGCGCCGTCCTCGTCGACGACCGGTTGCTGCTGGACTACGGGATGGCGAGCGAATCGCCACCCCAGTACCCCGTCGGGGACGTCGACCCCGAGGCGGTCGTGGTCAGCCACGGCCACCTCGACCACGCCGGGGCCGTGCCGGCGCTGATGGGCGCGGGCGACCTGCCGCCGGTCCACTGGACGCCCCCGACGCGCGACCTGGCGGTGACGCTCGCAGAAGACACGCTGAAGCTCCACGGGTCGACGCCGCGCTGTCCGTTCACCGACACCGACGTGCGCCGGGTCACGCAGGCCTCGCGGACCCACAGCTACGGCGAGACGTTTTCGGCCGCCGGCTACGAGGTGACGCTGTACAACGCCGGTCACATCCCCGGAAGCGCCCACGTCCTCGTCGACGATGGGGCGACGCGACTCCTCTATACGGGGGACTTCCACACCGGCCGCCAGCGCCTCGTCGAGGCGACGACGGCCCGGCCCGAGGCCGACGCGGTCGTCTGCGAGTCGACGTACTCTGACGTGACCCACGAGGCCCGCGACGCCGTCGAGCGCGGGTTCGTCGAGAGCCTTCGACAGACCGTCTGGCAGGGCGGGACCGTCGTCGTCCCCGCCTTCGCCATCGGCCGCACGCAGGAGGTCATGCTCGTCTGTGCCGCCAACGACGTGGACTGCTACGTCGACGGGATGGGCCAGCGCGTGACCGACCAGCTGCTCTGCCACCCCGAGTTCCTCCGTGACGCCGAGGCGCTGCGGGGGGCCCGCGCCAGCGCGCGGTACGTCGACGGCCGCGACGGCCAGCGGCGACGCATCGCCGAACAGAACGCGGTCATCGTCACGACGTCGGGGATGCTCTCGGGCGGCCCGGCGATGACCTACGTGCCCGCCATCCGCGGGCACCCGACGAACAAAGTCGCGCTGACGGGCTACCAGGTGGATGGCACGCCCGGCCGGGAACTGCTGGAGACCGGCAGCGCCGAGTTCGACGGGCGGATGCTGTCGGTGAGCGCCCGGGTCGAACTCCACGAGTTCTCCGCGCACGCCGACCGCGAGGGACTCGCCGACTTCCTCGAGCCCTACCGGGACAGCACGGTCCTGGTCACCCACGGCGACCGCTGTGACGTGTTCGCGGCGGCCCTGCGCGAGGACGGCTACGACGCCGACGCGCCGGAACTGGGCGAGACCGTCGCCCTCTGA
- a CDS encoding DUF6757 family protein has protein sequence MQCHYCDREADVAVEKDGVKVGVCTEHFREQMAELEDADWIEELDEQLDIDRRE, from the coding sequence ATGCAGTGTCACTACTGCGATCGTGAAGCCGACGTCGCCGTCGAGAAGGACGGAGTGAAGGTCGGCGTCTGCACGGAGCACTTCCGCGAGCAGATGGCCGAACTCGAGGACGCCGACTGGATCGAGGAGCTCGACGAGCAGCTCGACATCGACCGTCGAGAGTAG
- a CDS encoding PHP domain-containing protein, which yields MVVADLHVHTTRSDGTLTLETLPAAAVAADVDVVAVTDHDRIHPDLDSPVTTHDGLTVVHGIELRVDAGDQRLDLLGYGVDPTDALEAECARIQRDRRERGRRIIDCVEDRLGVTLDVEPRDGLGRPHVARAIADATDYTVQSAFDDLIGDDCPCYVARQVPSFERGRDLLADACGLVALAHPFRYPDPEAALARCRTLDAVEYWYPYGRPVDDAALDAAIEDDDLLPTGGSDAHGESVGETGLDERAWKRVRAALGV from the coding sequence ATGGTCGTCGCCGACTTGCACGTGCACACGACGCGCTCGGACGGGACGCTGACCCTGGAGACGCTCCCGGCCGCCGCGGTGGCGGCGGACGTCGACGTGGTCGCCGTCACCGACCACGACCGCATCCACCCTGACCTCGACAGCCCGGTGACGACCCACGACGGGCTGACCGTCGTCCACGGGATCGAACTGCGGGTCGACGCCGGCGACCAGCGTCTGGACCTGCTCGGGTACGGGGTCGACCCGACCGACGCACTCGAGGCCGAGTGTGCCCGCATCCAGCGCGATCGTCGCGAGCGGGGCCGGCGCATCATCGACTGCGTCGAGGACCGTCTCGGCGTCACGCTCGACGTCGAACCGCGCGACGGACTGGGCCGACCACACGTCGCCCGAGCCATCGCCGACGCCACGGACTACACCGTCCAGAGCGCGTTCGACGATCTCATCGGTGACGACTGTCCCTGTTACGTCGCCCGCCAGGTCCCTTCCTTCGAGCGGGGCCGGGACCTGCTCGCCGACGCCTGTGGCCTCGTCGCGCTCGCCCACCCCTTCCGGTACCCCGACCCCGAGGCCGCGCTGGCCCGCTGTCGCACGCTGGACGCCGTCGAGTACTGGTACCCCTACGGCCGGCCCGTCGACGACGCCGCACTCGATGCGGCCATCGAGGACGACGACCTGCTCCCGACCGGCGGGAGCGACGCCCACGGCGAGTCCGTCGGCGAGACCGGTCTCGACGAGCGGGCCTGGAAGCGAGTCCGCGCGGCCCTCGGCGTCTGA
- a CDS encoding DUF5789 family protein has translation MRLLTEVQTAFEAHTYPMTTEELIEADGDMVLELPNGTETLADALDRSGPETFETAEDAMLTACSGMSDKAIGRVGYSDRDPVAMGEDGPEQVSF, from the coding sequence ATGAGGCTACTGACAGAGGTTCAGACCGCGTTCGAGGCACACACCTACCCGATGACGACCGAGGAGCTCATCGAGGCCGACGGCGACATGGTCCTGGAGCTGCCAAACGGGACCGAGACGCTGGCCGACGCGCTCGACCGGTCGGGCCCCGAGACGTTCGAGACGGCCGAGGACGCGATGCTGACGGCCTGCTCTGGGATGTCCGACAAGGCGATCGGCCGCGTCGGCTACTCCGACCGCGACCCGGTCGCGATGGGCGAGGACGGTCCCGAACAGGTCTCGTTCTGA
- a CDS encoding RAD55 family ATPase, producing MRLSTGVPGFDTLVEGGLLSNRLYVVSGPPGSGKTTFSSQFITQGAKEGESCLYVTMHETKAELMQDMAGYDFGFDRAMQSDAIQFLNLVTESGKRTITQFGTDGGLTNRLVAFIEQNDIQRVVIDSTMLLQHFMQDVDSEITGFLSALKQTEATTLLISEMTDPSSYSDEHYLAHGVIFFHNFLEKGSMTRGVQVIKMRGTAIDCDIRKIEFTDHGLNVIDEKVQT from the coding sequence ATGCGTCTCTCGACCGGCGTCCCCGGATTCGATACTCTCGTCGAAGGTGGCCTCCTCTCTAACCGTCTCTACGTCGTCAGCGGACCGCCCGGCAGCGGGAAGACCACCTTCTCCTCGCAGTTCATCACCCAGGGAGCCAAAGAGGGTGAGTCCTGTCTCTACGTCACGATGCACGAGACCAAGGCGGAGCTGATGCAGGACATGGCCGGTTACGACTTCGGTTTCGACCGGGCGATGCAGTCCGACGCCATCCAGTTTCTCAACCTCGTCACCGAGTCCGGGAAGCGGACCATCACGCAGTTTGGCACCGACGGCGGCCTGACGAACCGCCTGGTCGCGTTCATCGAACAAAACGACATCCAGCGGGTCGTCATCGACTCGACGATGCTCCTCCAGCACTTCATGCAGGACGTCGACAGCGAGATCACGGGCTTCCTCTCGGCGCTGAAACAGACCGAGGCGACGACGCTGCTCATCTCCGAGATGACCGACCCCTCCTCGTACAGCGACGAGCACTACCTCGCTCACGGCGTCATCTTCTTCCACAACTTCCTGGAGAAGGGGAGCATGACGCGGGGCGTCCAGGTCATCAAGATGCGCGGGACCGCCATCGACTGTGACATCCGCAAGATAGAGTTCACCGATCACGGCCTGAACGTCATCGACGAGAAGGTCCAGACGTAG
- a CDS encoding DUF7577 domain-containing protein, translated as MQPLGWLLVSLVGFGLLQVLLYRHFGRREPTPGSSRGASVTGDTPASGPPVVECRHCGSHNEAHRTVRYCRTCVEPLE; from the coding sequence ATGCAGCCCCTTGGCTGGCTCCTCGTCTCCCTCGTCGGGTTCGGACTCCTGCAGGTCCTGCTCTATCGCCACTTCGGCCGTCGCGAACCGACGCCGGGCAGTAGCCGGGGCGCCAGTGTGACGGGCGACACTCCCGCGTCGGGCCCGCCGGTGGTCGAGTGTCGCCACTGCGGGTCACACAACGAGGCCCACCGGACCGTCCGATACTGTCGGACCTGCGTCGAACCACTCGAGTAA
- a CDS encoding acyltransferase: MTKRHVSLPPMAEEGLQTFIDEVDERLSGPEETCDVVTDVLVDLHGDRGAYERWQAGGDVSPAERVRLQGYDPCNTTLESEYYAEKDEEQFKHSKHLQWLWRQFDATPMADNVEFALRFRQMLAEHLFADCGDDCRFFKNISFTYGHNIEIGDNVVVHDDVHLDDRGKLTIGDRVSISDDAHVYSHDHDVVDQTQVDNYHTIVEDDVRLTYDSMVRAGVRVGENAVLAAKSIAGSDIPAHHIAAGTPAKSIAVKDGWESVADPLEGANVDRRAERQIPYDVPDGLNRFDEFQRDRSPPDR; this comes from the coding sequence ATGACCAAACGCCACGTGTCGCTCCCACCGATGGCCGAGGAGGGCCTCCAGACGTTCATCGACGAGGTCGACGAACGCCTGTCGGGTCCCGAAGAGACCTGCGACGTGGTGACCGACGTGCTCGTGGACCTCCACGGGGACCGGGGGGCATACGAGCGCTGGCAGGCCGGCGGCGACGTCTCGCCGGCCGAGCGGGTCCGCCTGCAGGGCTACGACCCGTGCAACACGACCCTAGAGAGCGAGTACTACGCCGAGAAAGACGAAGAGCAGTTCAAACACTCCAAACACCTCCAGTGGCTCTGGCGACAGTTCGACGCCACGCCGATGGCCGACAACGTCGAGTTCGCCCTGCGCTTCCGGCAGATGCTCGCCGAGCACCTCTTTGCGGACTGCGGGGACGACTGCCGCTTTTTCAAGAACATCAGCTTCACCTACGGCCACAACATCGAGATCGGCGACAACGTCGTCGTCCACGACGACGTCCACCTGGACGACCGGGGGAAACTGACCATCGGGGACCGCGTCTCCATCTCCGACGACGCTCACGTCTACAGCCACGACCACGACGTCGTCGACCAGACCCAGGTGGACAACTACCACACGATCGTCGAGGACGACGTCCGTCTGACCTACGACTCGATGGTCCGGGCCGGCGTCCGCGTCGGCGAGAACGCCGTCCTCGCGGCCAAGTCGATCGCGGGCTCGGACATCCCCGCCCACCACATCGCCGCGGGCACGCCCGCGAAGTCCATCGCCGTCAAGGACGGCTGGGAGTCCGTCGCCGACCCGCTCGAGGGCGCGAACGTCGACCGCCGCGCCGAGCGCCAGATTCCGTACGACGTGCCCGACGGCCTCAACCGGTTCGACGAGTTCCAGCGCGACCGCTCGCCGCCCGACCGGTAG
- a CDS encoding CPBP family intramembrane glutamic endopeptidase, producing MVRSDFIMEIRGYMVNPAERRLRSPWRVTIWVFVAGFLTIVFAGLAGAVLPAGSGTGIGAVLRNAARTTWVWVAALGSGLGVGYLLDRRHLEDFGLQLDRQWWRDAAFGLALGVALPTVVLVVELAAGLVTITDVLVTSPGGPIGFGTTGALTRLALLAVFFLVQATTEEVLVRGYLLTNAAEGFSGPFGKWRSTVAATVLTGALFGILHATNPSASLLSVTNITLYGVLLGACYVLTGRLGIATGFHVAWNYTLGLYDFPVSGISTGAALIGTETTRLPLVTGGSFGPEGGLVALPLLAVGVAALGWWVRREYGSVEVLESVATPRLRHAVRSIDWPKNQDG from the coding sequence ATGGTCAGGTCGGATTTCATCATGGAGATTCGGGGGTACATGGTCAACCCGGCCGAGCGGCGGCTGCGCTCGCCGTGGCGCGTGACCATCTGGGTCTTCGTCGCCGGGTTCCTGACCATCGTCTTCGCCGGCCTCGCCGGCGCGGTGCTCCCGGCGGGGAGCGGGACCGGCATCGGGGCCGTCCTGCGCAACGCCGCCCGGACGACCTGGGTCTGGGTGGCCGCGCTTGGCAGTGGCCTGGGCGTGGGCTACCTGCTCGACCGGCGCCACCTCGAGGACTTCGGCCTGCAGCTCGACCGCCAGTGGTGGCGCGACGCCGCCTTCGGCCTCGCGCTTGGCGTCGCGCTCCCGACGGTCGTCCTGGTCGTCGAGCTCGCGGCCGGCCTGGTGACGATCACCGACGTGCTCGTGACCAGTCCGGGTGGCCCCATCGGGTTCGGCACGACCGGGGCCCTGACCCGCCTGGCCCTGCTGGCCGTGTTCTTCCTCGTCCAGGCCACCACCGAGGAGGTGCTCGTCCGGGGCTACCTGCTGACCAACGCCGCCGAGGGGTTCTCTGGGCCCTTCGGGAAGTGGCGGTCGACCGTCGCTGCGACGGTGCTGACAGGCGCCCTCTTTGGCATCCTGCACGCGACCAACCCCAGCGCGTCGCTGCTCAGCGTCACCAACATCACGCTCTACGGCGTCCTGCTGGGGGCCTGCTACGTCCTCACCGGCCGTCTGGGGATCGCCACGGGGTTCCACGTCGCCTGGAACTACACCCTCGGCCTCTATGACTTCCCGGTCAGCGGCATCTCGACGGGCGCGGCGCTCATCGGCACCGAGACCACCCGCCTCCCACTGGTGACCGGCGGCTCGTTCGGTCCGGAGGGCGGCCTCGTCGCCCTCCCGCTGCTCGCGGTCGGCGTCGCCGCACTCGGCTGGTGGGTCCGCCGCGAGTACGGGTCCGTCGAAGTTCTTGAGTCCGTCGCGACGCCGAGGCTGCGCCACGCCGTGCGCTCTATCGACTGGCCGAAGAACCAAGATGGCTAA
- a CDS encoding aldo/keto reductase — protein MNYRTLGDSGIEVSEVGFGAWVVGTDWWGDRTREDAVEMVEHALEQGVTFFDTGDVYGHGDSEEIIGEALSDRREEVTVSTKVGYDFYNNPQAGHGELPKKVTPDWIETALDRSLSRLEMDHVDLLMLHNANVDEVDADVLATLDDLRDAGKVDAVGWALGPSIGWLAEGDAAVAEEFDVIQTVFNLFEQTPGQHFLDTIREQDADTSLVARVPHSSGLLNEQVTPDTELGKGDHRAHRPTEWYETGWEKVESIRFLERDGERTLGQAAIQWLLYHDEMASVTPTFRTTDDIDEWAAASDRPPLSDEEYQRVQDLYADNFGVDRDDGMDALRSSVGGADLEGTGMKSAGD, from the coding sequence ATGAATTACCGCACACTCGGGGACTCCGGTATCGAGGTCTCGGAAGTCGGCTTCGGGGCCTGGGTCGTCGGCACCGACTGGTGGGGCGACCGCACGCGCGAGGACGCTGTCGAGATGGTCGAACACGCGCTCGAACAGGGCGTGACCTTCTTCGACACCGGCGACGTCTACGGCCACGGCGACAGCGAGGAGATCATCGGCGAGGCGCTTTCCGACCGCCGCGAGGAGGTCACCGTCTCGACGAAAGTGGGGTACGACTTCTACAACAACCCCCAGGCGGGCCACGGCGAGCTCCCCAAGAAGGTCACCCCCGACTGGATAGAGACGGCACTGGACCGCTCGCTCTCCCGCCTGGAGATGGATCACGTCGACCTCCTGATGCTCCACAACGCCAACGTCGACGAGGTCGACGCGGACGTCCTGGCGACGCTCGACGACCTGCGCGATGCCGGGAAAGTCGACGCCGTCGGCTGGGCGCTCGGGCCGTCTATCGGCTGGCTGGCCGAGGGCGACGCCGCCGTCGCAGAGGAGTTCGACGTGATCCAGACCGTCTTCAACCTCTTCGAACAGACCCCCGGCCAGCACTTCCTCGACACCATCCGCGAACAGGACGCCGACACCTCGCTCGTCGCTCGCGTGCCCCACTCCTCGGGCCTGCTGAACGAGCAGGTCACCCCCGACACCGAGCTGGGCAAGGGCGACCACCGCGCTCACCGGCCGACCGAGTGGTACGAGACCGGGTGGGAGAAGGTGGAGTCGATCCGATTCCTCGAACGCGACGGCGAGCGCACGCTGGGCCAGGCCGCCATCCAGTGGCTGCTGTACCACGACGAGATGGCCTCCGTGACGCCGACGTTCCGGACGACCGACGACATCGACGAGTGGGCGGCGGCCAGCGACAGGCCGCCGCTCAGCGACGAGGAGTACCAGCGCGTCCAGGACCTATATGCCGACAACTTCGGCGTCGACCGCGACGACGGCATGGACGCCCTCCGCTCGTCGGTGGGCGGCGCGGACCTCGAGGGGACCGGCATGAAATCCGCCGGCGACTAG